CGGGGCTTAATTTAATTTTAAAATCTTTACCACTGTTATTTGAAGGTCTAATTGATACAGTGTTAATTGCTGGATTATCTGTTATTATAGGAACATTAGGTGGTATATTATTTGGAATAGTGAGGGTTTCTAAAAACAAGTTAATAAGATGTATAACAAGAATCTATATCGAGCTATTTAGAGCTGTTCCTTTACTTGTATGGTTATTCGTATTTTTCTTTGGATTACCTGTAGCTTTTGGATTAGATATCTCAGGTTCAGTTACATCTATAATAGTTTTATCTCTTTGGGGTATCACAGAAATAGGTGAAGTAGTTAGAGGTTCTATTGAATCAGTCCCTAAGGAGCAAGTTGAAGCTGGTAAATCTATAGGATTAAACCAAGTAAACCTATATGTTTTTGTTATAATACCTCAAACTATAAGAAGGATGATTCCACCAACAATTAATATATATACAAGGATAATTAAAACCACTTCTCTTACAGTTCTTATAGGGGTAACAGAGGTGATTAAAGTAGGCCAACAGATTATAGAAAGAACAGGAGAAGCATTAATAATCTATAGTACCTTATTTGTTATTTATTTCTTATTATGTTATCCCCTTTCAATATGGTCAAAAAAATTGGAGGAAAAGTGGAGTAACTAACTAGCAATTATTATATATACGCTAAAAGGAGAGGTTATATGAAAGAGACATTACTAGAAATACAAAATTTAAGTAAATCATATAACGATAAACCCGTTTTAAAAAATATTAATTTGAAAGTCCATAAGGGAGATGTTTTAGTTATTTTAGGTCCAAGTGGATGTGGTAAAAGTACTTTATTAAGATGTTTAAATGGTTTGGAAACTATTCAAAGTGGAAGTATAAAATTTGATAATCTAGAATTAACAGATAAAAATATTGACTGGAAAATAATAAGGCAACGTATAGGTATGGTTTTTCAAAGCTATGACCTATTTCCTCATATGACAGTGTTAGAAAATATTCTTTTAGGTCCTATAAGGGCACAAAAAAGAAGTAAAGAAGAAGCTACTAAACAAGCTGAGAAACTATTAGAAAAAGTAGGTCTTTTAGACAAAAAAGATTATTATCCAAGACAATTATCAGGAGGACAAAAACAGAGAATTGCAATAGTTAGAGCTCTTTGTATGAATCCAGAAGTAATTTTATTTGATGAAGTTACAGCGGCACTTGATCCTGAAATGGTAAAAGAAGTTTTAGAGGTTATGATTGATCTGTCTAAACAAGGTATGACAATGATTATAGTAACTCATGAAATGGGTTTTGCAAAAGCAGTAGCTGACAAAATTGTATTCTTAGATAAAGGGGAAGTTTGTGAAATAAGTGAACCTGACGAATTTTTTACGTCTCCAAAAACTGAAAGAGCTAGTCATTTTCTAGATCAGTTTTTCTATATTGAAACTATGAAAGGAAGGGATATTTAATGAAAAAATTTGCTGTATTATTAGTAGTATTAAGTTTAATAGCTGGAGTTTTAGCTGGATGTGGTCAATCAAAGTCATCATCTAATGAAAAACAACAATCGCAAGAAGTATCTAAAGATAGCTCTAAAGAAAAGTCTAATGAAATACAAAAAATAAAAGACAGAGGTAAAATACTTATAGGTATATTCACTGATAAGCCACCATTTGGATATGTAGATGAAAATGGTAAAAATGATGGGTTTGAAGTAGCTCTTTCTAAGCGTTTTGCTAAAGATCTTTTAGGCGATGAAAGTAAGTTAGAGTTTGTTCCATTAGAACCTGAAAATAGAATTCCTTTTTTACAATCTGACAAAGTAGATTTAATAATGGCAAATATGACTGTAACAGACGAAAGAAAACAAGTTGTTGACTTTACAAATCCTCATCTTAAAGTTGCTATACAAATTCTAGCAAAAGATAACTCTAAGATAACTTCTGTTGATGATTTAAAAGGTAAAAAAGTAATCGTAACAAAAGGAACAACAGCAGACATATATTTCACAAAAAATCATCCTGATATTGAGTTAATTAAATTCACTAAAGTTACAGAATCATTCCAAGCATTAAAAGATGATCGTGGTGATGTTTATGTTAATGATAATCTACTATTATTTGATTTTGTAAAAGATAATAAAGGATTTAAAGTTTTAGATATAAGACTTGAAGAGCCTTCTCCTATTGCTCCTGCTGTTAAAAAAGGTAATAAAGAATTAAAAGAATGGGTTAATCAAGAATTATCTAAATTAGGAGAAGAAAAATATCTTCATAAACTATATGATGAATATCTTAAAGAATCTTTTGGTGATAATGTAAAAAATCCTACTGATGTAATAGTTGAAGGTGGAAAGTGGGAATAGATCATATAGAATACTTCTTTAATTATATTTAATTTATATTAAACTAAAAATCTCATCGTAATTATTTAAATAATTACGATGAGATTTCTTTTTTGTTATTATTTTTTTCTCTGATATTTCTTTTTCCTGCTTTACAAAGAGCCATGCATCTACTACAAAATGTTGCCCCGTAACTAGCCTCGTCTCTTTCATTAGTTACAATTCTAGAATCTCTTTTTTTCCATACGATATCTAACTTTTCCAACGGAGTCATTTCTTTAGGTCTTTCTACATCTACTCTAGGATTAAAATTTGCATTAGGCCAAGCTTTTGTAGTTAATCCTTTCCCTACCCACCAACAACTTTCTGCATCTAATACTCCATAGGTGTATTCTTTATTTCCTAATTTTACAGTATGCTCTTTAGTTTTGATAGCTCCTATTGGACAATTCTTTACACATTCAAAACACTTTTTACATGGATTCTCTTCTAAAGGCTTATTATGAATTAAAGGTGCATCAGTTAGGATAGCTATAAATCTTTGACGTGGTCCATATTCATGAGTTAAAACATTCCCACTCCATCCAAATTGGCCTAAACCTGCTGCCACAGCAGCATGTCTAAAGGATATAGGCCCATGAAATTTTTTGTCCCAATATTGACATCCTCTTCCTGGTATAGGTAATGCAAGATATCCTTCCTTTTCTATGTATTTTGAAAGTCTATATGCAACAGAATCCATCTCTCTATTTAAAAAAGTATATCCAAACATTTGGTAAGAATAGTTTGTAGTCCCATCAATCATAGCATCAATAGCTGCATCAGGTATATGAAAGCCTAAAACTACAACTGTTTTTACACTAGGCATCAAGTCACAGGGCCTATGAGGTGTTGGAATATCTATTTGCAAGTCACTAGCTAAAGCAACTCCAAATAAATCTGCGCCTTGATTCAAAGCATACTCTTTTATTCTTATAGTTAGTTTTTCCATAATTAATAACTCCTATCTTTTGGAAGTCCAATACAACATTTTCTTTTTTAATAACTCATAGCAACTCATTATTAAAATAATTACAAATGACATAGCAATCAATCCTGCTAGAACTTTATCATATTCAGAAAAATCCGCATAATATTGAATGAAATGTCCCAATCCAGATTTAGCCCCAAACATCTCTGCTACTGTAAGCAATACAAAAGAAAATACTAATGCAGTCCCTGCCCCACTAAAAATCATAGGGAGAGCTGCAGGAAGTACTATTTTTCTTAACAGTTTTATACCTTTTAATCCTAAAGCTCTGGCATTATCTAAGTACTTATCTTCTATCAGTCTAACTCCATGAATTGTACCATTTAATATAGGCCAAAAGCTTCCGATGAATATTATAAAAGCTGAAGAAAGCCAAAAAGTAGGAAGTATTGTTATAGCATATGGTATATAAAGTGTTGGAGGTATAGGACTCAAACCATGAAATATAGGTGAAAAGTTTTTTCTCAGAGGTTCATACCAACCTATCGTTACCCCTAGAGATATTCCTAAAATCAAAGCTAATGCATAACTAGGAATTAATAAGCCTAAGGAGCTAATAAGACCATTTCTAAGCTCAGGCAACGATTTTATTAAGGCAGGTATTATTTTACTAAGTCCCGGAAACAGTACAGGCTCTAATACTTGTCCTATATCTGTAATCAATTCATACACAACTATTATAGTTAATAAAATTATAATAGTTCCCCAATAATTTTTGATCCATTTAAACAATATTTCTTCCCCCTTAATAAAGCTATATCTAGAAATTAAAAATTATATTCATCAAATCTTTTTTCTAACTTCTCATAAAAAGGTTCATTCGGATTTTCTAACTTTAATTGGTCTAAAGCCTTTTTATAAAGATCTATATTTATATGCTTGTTAACATCCATATCTGATTCAATGAAATTAAGATTTTTCATAGTTTCCCACATTTCAATTATTCCATTTTTTCTTGGGTCTGATTCTATTATTTGATTGGTATCTAAAGTAAATTCTCTAGCCATATTCTCATCTAATTTTAAATATTTTTGATTTACTGAAACAGCAAATTCTTTATCTTCATTGAAAACCTTTTCCGCTTTTATTAAAGCTCTTAAAAAAGCTACTATAGTATCACTATTATTATTTATAAATTCTGTTTTTGCAACTGGACGACAACAAACATGATTATCCCACAAATCATTACTCCAACTTACTATGTCCAAACCTGATTGTTTAGCTTTTGCATATGTAGAGCCTGTCCCTATTCCAACATCTGCCTTTCCTGCCTTAACTGCTTCTAAAACATCTGTAGGCTTTTTCATTTCTATTACTTCTAAATCCTTATTTATATCTATACCAGCTTTATTCATAGCTGTTCTCCAAACTATATCAGGAGTATATAATCTAGCTGTTGCAACTTTTTTATTTTTATAGCTTTCAATTCCTTTAAATGTTTTTGCTATTTCTGGTTTTGCATATATAGGATGTCCTCCAGAAAGATATCCCCCAAAGAAAGTTAAGTCTGGTCCTTTTGCCATAAATGTTAAAGGTGCTGCTGTACCAAAAGTAATACCCATATCTATTTTACCTGCATTAAGGGCATTTAAACCATCAGTTGTACTAGTAAAAGAAACTAATTCAACTTTTAATCCCTCTTCTTTAAAAAATCCTTTATCCTCTGCTATAAAACATAATAAATTACCTGTAGCAGGATTAAATCCAACCTTTAAATTTGAAATTTTGTCCTGTCTTTTTTCTACTTCATCAGCAGTTGTATTTTTAGCTTTATTGTTACAGCCAGCTAACAATGATATCAGTAGAATAAAAATCATAACTATTCCTATAATTTTTTGTCTTTTTGTCATTCTTCCTCCTCCTTTAAAGTCATAGTTATAATTTACTTAACATATCTTCATTAAGTAAATTTATAAATTTATTTCTTAAGGCTATAAAGTCACTGTCATTATATAAGTACTCTCTTAAACGAGGTCTTTTAAAATCTACCGTAAATATATCTCTAATAACAGCAGGTTTTGATCCTAATACCACTATTTTATTAGATAAAAGCAAGGCCTCATCTACATCATGAGTTACAAAAACTACAGTTTTTTTGTTTTCCCCATCTACATCCCAAAGCTTAATCGTTAAATCCTGTAACTTAGCTCTAGTTACAGCATCTAATGCTCCAAAAGGTTCATCCATAAGAAGTATTGGAGGATTTATCCCAAAAGCTCTTGCTATTGCTGCTCTTTGCATCATACCTCCCGATAAATGTCCTGGAAGTTTATCATAAACATCTGTAAGTCCTACCATATCTAAAAATTTCTTTGCTTCTTTTTTTACCTCATTATTACTTTTATGAGGAAAAGCCTGAGATATTGCTAGGGCAATATTCTTTCCTGTACTCAGCCAAGGAAATAAACTATAGTCTTGAAAAACTATCCCTCTATCAAGTCCTGGTTCTTTTACTATATCTCCGTTGATTAATATTTCACCATTATTTGGCTTTTCAAGACCTGATATCAATCTTAGTAAAGTACTTTTCCCACAACCAGAAGGTCCTAATAAACAGACGAAATCTCCTAAATTAATCTTAAAACTAATATTTGATAAAATCATTTCTTTGTCATATCCAAAACTAATATTTTTTGCTTCAATACTGTACAAGTCATCATCTCCTATTTATTGACCTTATCAATATAGTTACAATTTTTCCATATCATATTATATATTCCATATTTTAATTAGGCAAATTAATAATACCTATACTAGTTCTTTAAGTATAGGTATTATTAATCTCATAAGAAATAGAAAAATACTAATATAACTTATATAAAATATAATAAACACTATTAATATTATTTGATTTCATTAATATTAATAGTGTTTATTTCTAATTCTAAAAATAGAATATTAAATACATCTTTTTATATATCCTCTTTAAAATAAACTTAAAGTTTTTCTACCTTCATATCTATTACTGTATAGCTTAAATTTACATCTTCATTTAAAGTATCTTTTGAAACTCCCCTAAAGTCTTTTCCAAACATACTATATAAGTCAGAAGATATTTGAATCTCTGGTAATCTCCCAATAAACTTCTCACCATCAAATAGATAAGCTTGCTGAACTGGTGTTGCAAATACTCCATCAGGTGTAAAATCTCCACCTGATGCTGAAAATATGAATACTCCCATTTCCCCATTAAGTAGTTCTTTCAATGTTTTTTCACCTTGTTTTAATTTCAGTTTATTAAATATAGTTTCACTTATCTCCAGTGATGGAACTTCATCATATTCACCAGTGGAACTAGCTGTTAGCGGGAAATTATACTTCAACGAAGTCCTCTTATCTGTATAAGGAGCTTTTATAACTCCATTTTCAATTAAAGCATATCTATAATCTTCCTTAAAACTACCTTCTGCATCAAAGAATAATTCATAATTATCCTCAGAGCGTGATGTAAGCCACAATGTTAAATCTTCACTAAATAATTTTTCTCCTAGTTTTCCAGAAAAAATAGATACTTCATTTGCTACTGATAATCCATTTAAGTCATTAATAAATTTCATATATGTCATTCCGTAAAAGTCTGGATTATACATAATCACTGGTAGCATCTCTTTTTTAGGTAATTCTACTAAATTATGATAAGGCAAAAGTATACTATCTAAAAAAGACATAAAGTTTTCTCTATTATAATTTCTAGTAGAATAAGGTATGAATGTATCAATAATATTTTTTGAACCCTTATCTTTTACTATAAGAGTAAACTCTATCCTTTTATCTTTTTGATATAAATCCAATCCTCTATCATTTGTTAAAGAAGCCTCTATTTCAATTAGCTTTACTTTATCTGAAAATATAAATTTTTTATGTTTATTACCAATTATTGAAATAACTTCTTCAATTTCTCTTATAAAATCGTCACTATTTTCTATATTACATTCATTAACTATAGAATGTTTATTATTTTCATATGGACTAGGTTCATAAGGAATTTTCAGCTCTAAAGCCTTTTTTGCTTCATCTTCAAGTTTTTTCTCATCATATTCTCCAATCGCTCCAGCTACTCCTATGAATCCATTTTCATATATCCTCAATCCAGTTCTTGTTATATCTTTTATCCTAATATCTTCTATTTTAGATTGCATAATTCCAATTGAAGTTTCTTTTCTATTTATCACAAATTTTTCTTTTATCATCAACTTACACCTCCTTATTGTATCTGTATATTCTTAACTCTAACATATGGGCCACCAAAAGAAACTGCTAGTGGTGCTTGCTCCATTTTTCCACATCCTCCCCATATATTATCTTCAAGTTCTAATTCTTTTGAAACTCCATCTATGTTGTATAAGGTTTCCATAACATTTCCTGTCATAACTGCTACATTAACAGGTTCAGCCAATTTTCCATTTCTAATCATATATGCTCTACTAGGTGCTATAGTGAATGTGCTCATACCCGTTCCATATTTACAATCACAAATATATATTCCTTCCTCAACTTCTTGAATAAGTTCTTCTTTTGTTTTATCTCCTGGAGCAATATAGGTACTAGTCATTCTGACTATAGGTTCAAACTCAAAACTTACTGCTCTAGCATTTCCTGTTAGCTCTTCTCCAATTATAGCAGCACTTCTTGCCGAATGAAGTCTTCCAGTTAATATGCCGTCTTTTATCAAATAAGTCTTTTCCGCTTTTGTGCCTTCATCGTCAAAAGGTACATAGCCTGATCCTAAATATCCACCATAATCTACTATAGATAATATATCAGCACCAACTTTAGTACCTATCTTCCATTCCTTCATCATATTTTCATCTCCTATCATAAAATCCGCTTCACTCTTATGTCCAAAGCTTTCATGAGCAAATACTCCAACTATTAAAGGAGACATAACAACGGTATATTTTCCCGGTGTAATTGGTTTTGAATTTTTCGCATAATTTAATGATTCATTATAGTCGTCTTGAAATTTATTTTTTATATCCTTAAGTTTATTAAAATCATACGTTGCAATCCTAGAGTTATCTTCAAAACTTTTTCCATTAACGTTAAAAGAATAACTAATTTTTATTCCACAAAGTTGATAATCAAACTTTAAGTTACTACCTTTGCTAGAGTAAAATTCTTTAACAACTCTTGAATCATCATAATTAACTTTAAAGTTTTTTCCTTCTTTCTTATCTCTTGTAAGCTCTAGGGCCTCCTTAGCTAAAGTAAATTTATCTTCTCTAGGTATTTTATCTAGTTCTAATCCTTTATATGAAAGGTA
This sequence is a window from Gottschalkia purinilytica. Protein-coding genes within it:
- a CDS encoding ABC transporter permease, translated to MFKWIKNYWGTIIILLTIIVVYELITDIGQVLEPVLFPGLSKIIPALIKSLPELRNGLISSLGLLIPSYALALILGISLGVTIGWYEPLRKNFSPIFHGLSPIPPTLYIPYAITILPTFWLSSAFIIFIGSFWPILNGTIHGVRLIEDKYLDNARALGLKGIKLLRKIVLPAALPMIFSGAGTALVFSFVLLTVAEMFGAKSGLGHFIQYYADFSEYDKVLAGLIAMSFVIILIMSCYELLKKKMLYWTSKR
- a CDS encoding transporter substrate-binding domain-containing protein, with the protein product MKKFAVLLVVLSLIAGVLAGCGQSKSSSNEKQQSQEVSKDSSKEKSNEIQKIKDRGKILIGIFTDKPPFGYVDENGKNDGFEVALSKRFAKDLLGDESKLEFVPLEPENRIPFLQSDKVDLIMANMTVTDERKQVVDFTNPHLKVAIQILAKDNSKITSVDDLKGKKVIVTKGTTADIYFTKNHPDIELIKFTKVTESFQALKDDRGDVYVNDNLLLFDFVKDNKGFKVLDIRLEEPSPIAPAVKKGNKELKEWVNQELSKLGEEKYLHKLYDEYLKESFGDNVKNPTDVIVEGGKWE
- a CDS encoding ABC transporter ATP-binding protein, with protein sequence MYSIEAKNISFGYDKEMILSNISFKINLGDFVCLLGPSGCGKSTLLRLISGLEKPNNGEILINGDIVKEPGLDRGIVFQDYSLFPWLSTGKNIALAISQAFPHKSNNEVKKEAKKFLDMVGLTDVYDKLPGHLSGGMMQRAAIARAFGINPPILLMDEPFGALDAVTRAKLQDLTIKLWDVDGENKKTVVFVTHDVDEALLLSNKIVVLGSKPAVIRDIFTVDFKRPRLREYLYNDSDFIALRNKFINLLNEDMLSKL
- a CDS encoding metallopeptidase TldD-related protein, with amino-acid sequence MIKEKFVINRKETSIGIMQSKIEDIRIKDITRTGLRIYENGFIGVAGAIGEYDEKKLEDEAKKALELKIPYEPSPYENNKHSIVNECNIENSDDFIREIEEVISIIGNKHKKFIFSDKVKLIEIEASLTNDRGLDLYQKDKRIEFTLIVKDKGSKNIIDTFIPYSTRNYNRENFMSFLDSILLPYHNLVELPKKEMLPVIMYNPDFYGMTYMKFINDLNGLSVANEVSIFSGKLGEKLFSEDLTLWLTSRSEDNYELFFDAEGSFKEDYRYALIENGVIKAPYTDKRTSLKYNFPLTASSTGEYDEVPSLEISETIFNKLKLKQGEKTLKELLNGEMGVFIFSASGGDFTPDGVFATPVQQAYLFDGEKFIGRLPEIQISSDLYSMFGKDFRGVSKDTLNEDVNLSYTVIDMKVEKL
- a CDS encoding TldD/PmbA family protein, whose amino-acid sequence is MFEFPKNLYTDVRIEHIHETSINFTNNVLENNKVRAYSGAIIRVFDGQRWYYKSISNLSNIQKEIEDLSKMAKENEKIYEHEVIKKLQVNKGEYLSYKGLELDKIPREDKFTLAKEALELTRDKKEGKNFKVNYDDSRVVKEFYSSKGSNLKFDYQLCGIKISYSFNVNGKSFEDNSRIATYDFNKLKDIKNKFQDDYNESLNYAKNSKPITPGKYTVVMSPLIVGVFAHESFGHKSEADFMIGDENMMKEWKIGTKVGADILSIVDYGGYLGSGYVPFDDEGTKAEKTYLIKDGILTGRLHSARSAAIIGEELTGNARAVSFEFEPIVRMTSTYIAPGDKTKEELIQEVEEGIYICDCKYGTGMSTFTIAPSRAYMIRNGKLAEPVNVAVMTGNVMETLYNIDGVSKELELEDNIWGGCGKMEQAPLAVSFGGPYVRVKNIQIQ
- a CDS encoding amino acid ABC transporter ATP-binding protein — encoded protein: MKETLLEIQNLSKSYNDKPVLKNINLKVHKGDVLVILGPSGCGKSTLLRCLNGLETIQSGSIKFDNLELTDKNIDWKIIRQRIGMVFQSYDLFPHMTVLENILLGPIRAQKRSKEEATKQAEKLLEKVGLLDKKDYYPRQLSGGQKQRIAIVRALCMNPEVILFDEVTAALDPEMVKEVLEVMIDLSKQGMTMIIVTHEMGFAKAVADKIVFLDKGEVCEISEPDEFFTSPKTERASHFLDQFFYIETMKGRDI
- a CDS encoding ABC transporter substrate-binding protein; its protein translation is MTKRQKIIGIVMIFILLISLLAGCNNKAKNTTADEVEKRQDKISNLKVGFNPATGNLLCFIAEDKGFFKEEGLKVELVSFTSTTDGLNALNAGKIDMGITFGTAAPLTFMAKGPDLTFFGGYLSGGHPIYAKPEIAKTFKGIESYKNKKVATARLYTPDIVWRTAMNKAGIDINKDLEVIEMKKPTDVLEAVKAGKADVGIGTGSTYAKAKQSGLDIVSWSNDLWDNHVCCRPVAKTEFINNNSDTIVAFLRALIKAEKVFNEDKEFAVSVNQKYLKLDENMAREFTLDTNQIIESDPRKNGIIEMWETMKNLNFIESDMDVNKHINIDLYKKALDQLKLENPNEPFYEKLEKRFDEYNF
- a CDS encoding amino acid ABC transporter permease, encoding MGSTGLNLILKSLPLLFEGLIDTVLIAGLSVIIGTLGGILFGIVRVSKNKLIRCITRIYIELFRAVPLLVWLFVFFFGLPVAFGLDISGSVTSIIVLSLWGITEIGEVVRGSIESVPKEQVEAGKSIGLNQVNLYVFVIIPQTIRRMIPPTINIYTRIIKTTSLTVLIGVTEVIKVGQQIIERTGEALIIYSTLFVIYFLLCYPLSIWSKKLEEKWSN